The genomic interval TGAGCGGCCCGCACTTTGCGGGTTGGGAGATCTATCACGTCAAAGGCTCGCCCGCCGACCCCAACCGGATCTACGCCTCGCAGTCCAGCAGCTGGTTCGGCCAGCAGATCCAACGCTCGGACGACGGCGGCAAGACGTGGGACGCGGTGGACAACAAGTTCGTGTACGACGGCATCACCGGCACGCACCAGTGGTACGACGGCACGGCCCACCCGTGGGAATTCAAACGCGTCTGGCACCTCGAGCCCTCGCTCTCCGATCCCGACACCGTGTACGCCGGCGTCGAGGATGCGGCGATGTTCCGCTCCACCGACGGCGGCAAATCGTGGCGCGAACTGTCGGGACTGCGCGGCCACGGCACGGGACCCAAGTGGCAGCCCGGGGCGGGCGGTATGTGCCTGCACACGATCCTCATCGATCCCACCAATCCGCAGCGCATCTTCATCGCCATCTCCGCGGCCGGCGCCTTCCGCACGGACGACGGCGGCGAGACCTGGAAGCCCATCAATCAGGGCCTGCGCTCCGAGTACATCCCCGATCCCAAGGCCGAGGTGGGCCACTGCGTGCACCGCATCGCGCTGCACGGATCGCGGCCCAACACGCTGTTCATGCAGAAGCATTGGGACGTGATGCGCAGCGACGACGCCGGCGAGTCGTGGCGCGAGGTGAGCGGCAACCTGCCCACCGACTTCGGGTTCGTGGTCGACGTCCACGCGCACGAGCCGGACACCGTGTATGTGCTCCCCATCAAGAGCGACGGCGAGCACTTCGTGCCCGAGGGCAAGCTACGCGTGTACCGCAGCCGCACGGGCGGCAACGAGTGGGAAGCGCTCACCAAGGGGCTGCCGCAGGAGAACTGCTACGTGAACGTGCTGCGCGACGCGATGGCGGTGGACCGCCTGGACGAGTGCGGCGTGTACTTCGGCACCACCGGCGGGCAGGTGTACGCATCGGCCGACGCCGGCGACAGCTGGAATGCGATCGTCCGCGATCTTCCGGCGGTGCTGTCGGTCGAGGTGCAGACGCTCTCATGATCCGCGTCGTGTTGCCGGCGCCGCTCCACCGCCTGGCCCAGCTGCCGGGCGGCGAGCTGGCGTTCGACGTGCCGGCGCCGATCACGC from Gemmatimonadaceae bacterium carries:
- a CDS encoding sialidase family protein, with product MSGVRVLVGTRKGAFVLTSDGKRTKWDVSGPHFAGWEIYHVKGSPADPNRIYASQSSSWFGQQIQRSDDGGKTWDAVDNKFVYDGITGTHQWYDGTAHPWEFKRVWHLEPSLSDPDTVYAGVEDAAMFRSTDGGKSWRELSGLRGHGTGPKWQPGAGGMCLHTILIDPTNPQRIFIAISAAGAFRTDDGGETWKPINQGLRSEYIPDPKAEVGHCVHRIALHGSRPNTLFMQKHWDVMRSDDAGESWREVSGNLPTDFGFVVDVHAHEPDTVYVLPIKSDGEHFVPEGKLRVYRSRTGGNEWEALTKGLPQENCYVNVLRDAMAVDRLDECGVYFGTTGGQVYASADAGDSWNAIVRDLPAVLSVEVQTLS